The window AGGCGTTGGCGGAGAGCACCGTGAGGGCAAGGAAGAAATGAAGTCTACCAAATCATTCAGATTCTTTTGTGAAGAACCGTCCGTCTGCATACCAGCAACTATGTTTTGTTTCATCTCTACTAACCTTCTCTTCAAATCTTTGCCTCCTTCACTTAACATGAGTTTTCTTACTGTTTTCTCTATAACGGTTCTCTCGATCACCTCCAATTCTAACCGAACCTTATATATTTGGCTAAGATACCTTGCGTTCACAAATTGGTCAGCTAAAAGCGGCCTGCATATCATAGGGACTTCTTCCAAAATACTTTCAAGTGTAGAATTCCAACCACAATGTGTGAAAAATCCAGCTATCGCGGGATGTGCAAGCACCTGTTTTTGTGGTGCCCATTTCACTATCCGGCCTCTTTCTCCTACCATTTTCTCAAAATCATCCGGCAGTGCCTCAGCACATTGAAAGCCAGAGACAGAGCCCGGTCGAATTACCCACAAGAACGGTTGCTCACTGTTAGCTAATCCCCAAGCAGTCTCAGTTAGCTCTTTGTCATCAATCCTTACAAGGCTACCCAAGCTGACATAGAGAACAGAGTTAGGAGCTTGTTTATCGAGCCACTCGATGCAACTTTTATCTTCTTCTAGTATGCTAGTCGAGGAGATCCAAGGCACCATTTTGTGAAAAGGGCCTATTGGAAAGAAGGGCACCTTGTAATGTTCCTGAAGTCGTAACAACATTGTATTCTCTAAGTCTTGCATCGTGTTCCAAATAGTCGCGACAGATGATCCTATATCGCTCATTGCTCTACAGAACTCTAGTACTGGTTCAGGAACTGTATTATCGATGGCAGGAAATGGTAGATCCTTATACCTGAGGGGATGAAGTTCCGGCAACGGATCCAGCAGCCGAGACTCTGGAATTACAATGAGTACTGATTTTAGTgtgaatataattaagtaaataaaagtatgTTCTCTCTAACAGTTTTAAGTTGTTTGATGATATTGACACACTTCAGTAATGGTATCAAAGGAGAGGTTCTGCAATCGATTCTCAATGCCACCCATTATCATAAAGAATTTACATGTGCTTAGCCCATGAAAAAAAAATCTAGCCTGCACATGACGGGAcgtgttgagaatataattaagtaaataaaagtgttcTCTCTCAAACAACTTAAGTTCTAAGAGGAGATGGACACATACTTCAATAAGTACAATACTGAATTCAACATAATTTGTCACTTTAATTTTGAAACAGAGGTTGTGCCTGTTCTCATCATACCTTCAAAAGGAAGATATTTTTCTGGTTCCTGAAAAATGGTGAGCATAGAGTTCAAACACGCAGCACTGAAAGGGCGGAGGACAATACTGGGGAGCCTCAGCTGAGTGGCTACATCATCGACGAAGAACATAACATTGTCATAAATGATACAAGCGAGCTGATCGCCTTGAACATCCTCTTCCTCGTCCTCTTCCATCATCCTAACGAGGTAATTTCTCAAGGGCACCTTGCAGTTCTCGTTCATACTATATGTATTCTCTAAACTCGGGAATGACATGTCTATTCCGTGTGATCCGTCATTCATAGAATGGAAGACGAATTCGGGTTGATTGGAATAATTAGGAGCACTGTATTCAGTATGTGCAACTATAACAGAAAAGCCTTGTGAATGAAGGATACTACCAAGCTGAAGCATAGGTGTTACATGCCCCTGGAATAGGTATGGTACTAGTACTACACGCAGTCTTCTTTGTATTTTCATCTTTGCTTTCTTGAATTTCTGTCCTATTCAAGATTTTACACCTTTGGTACTTCAACAGGGGGAGCAGTTTGA is drawn from Lycium barbarum isolate Lr01 chromosome 8, ASM1917538v2, whole genome shotgun sequence and contains these coding sequences:
- the LOC132606992 gene encoding UDP-glycosyltransferase 76E1-like translates to MKIQRRLRVVLVPYLFQGHVTPMLQLGSILHSQGFSVIVAHTEYSAPNYSNQPEFVFHSMNDGSHGIDMSFPSLENTYSMNENCKVPLRNYLVRMMEEDEEEDVQGDQLACIIYDNVMFFVDDVATQLRLPSIVLRPFSAACLNSMLTIFQEPEKYLPFEESRLLDPLPELHPLRYKDLPFPAIDNTVPEPVLEFCRAMSDIGSSVATIWNTMQDLENTMLLRLQEHYKVPFFPIGPFHKMVPWISSTSILEEDKSCIEWLDKQAPNSVLYVSLGSLVRIDDKELTETAWGLANSEQPFLWVIRPGSVSGFQCAEALPDDFEKMVGERGRIVKWAPQKQVLAHPAIAGFFTHCGWNSTLESILEEVPMICRPLLADQFVNARYLSQIYKVRLELEVIERTVIEKTVRKLMLSEGGKDLKRRLVEMKQNIVAGMQTDGSSQKNLNDLVDFISSLPSRCSPPTPVVGAIMCSNHTSSKCIIES